One Thalassophryne amazonica chromosome 10, fThaAma1.1, whole genome shotgun sequence genomic region harbors:
- the LOC117519549 gene encoding mast cell protease 1A-like: MCIKWKPQGHPPRHISIKGSACTLRQEVTFPADMMYAVLFLVLTCLGQSARGSEIINGRNAEKNTMMYMASVQNKIRHHICGGFLVAEQFVLTAAHCYALNPTSVVLGTHNLKAVKDREMRYQVTTCKHPNFKNVLKGFDIMLLKLSRKVHLVKPIQLPKRKVQLKDKQQCHVAGWGYSKTGGTVVDNLQVVDVSIINKKECQKAWRKVERDIRLPSSIICAGAYRTKKGFCQGDSGGPLVCDGIPVGVVSANRRGICDYPDVPNIYTNLTKFLQWINKVIKNNGC; the protein is encoded by the exons ATGTGCATTAAGTGGAAACCACAAGGACACCCACCAAGACACATCTCTATAAAAGGGTCTGCTTGCACCCTTAGACAAGAGGTGACATTTCCTGCCGACATGATGTACGCTGTCCTTTTTCTTGTTCTGACATGTCTAGGACAAAGTG cACGTGGAAGTGAAATCATCAATGGGCGCAATGCAGAGAAGAACACAATGATGTACATGGCATCTGTGCAGAATAAAATCCGTCATCACATTTGCGGGGGGTTCCTTGTGGCTGAACAGTTTGTGCTCACCGCTGCACACTGTTATGCCTT GAATCCGACAAGTGTTGTTCTTGGCACTCACAATCTCAAGGCTGTGAAAGATCGAGAAATGAGATATCAAGTAACGACATGCAAACacccaaattttaaaaatgtcttgAAGGGGTTTGACATCATGCTCCTGAAA TTGTCTAGGAAGGTTCACTTGGTTAAACCAATTCAACTTCCAAAACGTAAAGTGCAGCTTAAAGACAAACAGCAGTGCCACGTAGCTGGATGGGGTTACAGTAAAACCGGAGGCACCGTTGTTGATAATCTACAAGTGGTGGATGTGTCCATCATTAACAAAAAGGAGTGTCAGAAGGCATGGAGGAAAGTCGAAAGAGATATAAGGCTTCCAAGTAGCATTATCTGCGCAGGTGCATATCGCACAAAAAAAGGATTCTGTCAG GGTGATTCTGGTGGCCCACTGGTGTGTGATGGAATTCCAGTTGGTGTTGTGTCAGCCAACAGGAGAGGAATCTGTGATTACCCAGATGTTCCCAACATCTACACAAACCTCACCAAATTCCTCCAATGGATCAACAAAGTTATCAAGAATAACGGCTGTTGA